A region from the Rosa rugosa chromosome 6, drRosRugo1.1, whole genome shotgun sequence genome encodes:
- the LOC133715709 gene encoding SUN domain-containing protein 1-like, with amino-acid sequence MSASTVSITANPTTRRRPVVAVEKRSTHIELVSAEPQSQRADDGPRPETARDLSHQSIRSETAVDRSAQTRRTGATSTVSPPSAHRRSRKALPGTKRPRWLRFLRIFGKWFGLLVFVGGLAQILMRLAYGSTAAAPMAFTDLEGRIAEVEASMKETSRMLQVGVDVASRKIDKEVGELRKEVEDRGVALAGELRKLEAKSEGLERSVEELKSVEWLSKQEFEGIYQELKKEGKSGELGASFDDIMAYARNVVEKEIEKHAADGLARVDYALGSGGAAVVKHSEPYVVGKGNWWTSMRNGVHSDADKMLRPSFGEPGQCFPLKGSSGFVQIKLRTAIIPEAITLEHVSKSVAFDRTSAPKDCRISAWLRGVHDQDLEVHTEKRFLLAEFTYDLEKSNAQTVTVLDSAVSNIVDTVRLDFTSNHGSPSHTCIYRLRVHGHEPEAVSVMAMHES; translated from the exons ATGTCGGCATCGACTGTATCTATCACGGCGAACCCGACGACCCGGCGGCGACCCGTCGTGGCCGTCGAGAAGAGGTCCACCCACATCGAACTCGTCTCCGCCGAACCCCAATCGCAGAGGGCCGACGACGGCCCCCGACCCGAAACCGCCAGAGATCTGAGTCACCAGTCCATCAGAAGCGAAACCGCCGTCGACCGCTCCGCTCAGACCCGAAGAACCGGAGCCACTTCCACCGTCTCACCCCCCTCCGCTCACCGCCGCTCCCGCAAAGCCCTACCCGGAACCAAGCGACCTCGCTGGCTCAGGTTCCTTCGTATTTTCGGCAAGTGGTTCGGTCTTCTTGTTTTCGTCGGCGGTTTGGCCCAGATACTCATGCGCCTCGCTTACGGCTCCACCGCCGCCGCGCCCATGGCGTTTACCGACTTGGAGGGTCGGATTGCGGAGGTCGAAGCGTCGATGAAGGAGACCTCCAGGATGCTTCAGGTTGGGGTGGACGTGGCGAGCCGGAAGATCGATAAGGAGGTCGGAGAGTTGAGGAAGGAGGTGGAGGACAGAGGGGTGGCTTTGGCCGGTGAATTGAGGAAATTGGAGGCGAAAAGCGAAGGGCTGGAGAGGTCTGTGGAGGAATTGAAGAGCGTGGAGTGGCTGTCCAAGCAAGAGTTTGAGGGGATTTACCAGGAGTTGAAGAAGGAAGGGAAGAGTGGTGAGTTGGGTGCGAGTTTTGATGATATAATGGCGTATGCCAGGAATGTGGTGGAGAAGGAGATAGAGAAGCATGCTGCGGATGGGCTTGCGAGGGTGGATTATGCATTGGGGAGTGGAGGTGCTGCGGTTGTGAAGCATTCGGAGCCGTATGTGGTGGGGAAAGGGAATTGGTGGACGAGTATGAGGAATGGGGTTCATAGTGATGCTGATAAGATGTTGAGACCGAGTTTTGGAGAGCCCGGGCAGTGTTTTCCATTGAAAGGGAGTAGTGGGTTTGTTCAGATTAAGCTCAGGACAGCAATTATTCCCGAGGCTATCACTCTGGAGCATGTTTCAAAG AGTGTTGCTTTCGACAGAACGAGTGCTCCCAAGGACTGTCGTATATCTGCATGGCTGCGAGGAGTGCATGATCAGGATTTAGAAGTCCATACAGAGAAGAGGTTTCTTTTGGCTGAGTTCACATATGACCTCGAGAAGAGCAATGCCCAGACAGTCACTGTGTTGGACTCAGCTGTGTCTAACATTGTTGACACAGTGAGGTTGGACTTCACATCCAATCATGGTAGCCCTTCACATACTTGCATATATCGTCTGCGAGTTCATGGACATGAACCCGAAGCTGTTTCTGTAATGGCCATGCACGAGTCTTAA